In a single window of the Thunnus maccoyii chromosome 7, fThuMac1.1, whole genome shotgun sequence genome:
- the si:ch73-63e15.2 gene encoding protein strawberry notch homolog 2 isoform X6, with the protein MSLMQFWTKLYSQLGRPLPKDLSCIDDLSTNSLFSSPADSLSEYADGQSFISTDNLDTVPTLWDVNTSTTTTPAQSQLELNGTSRFHGLASLDDITAIISNPPLGGFQQAQRTQSPPVEEEDAEEEETEELGHVDTYAEYRPSKSTIGISHPDIVVETNTLSSVPPPDITYTLSIPESTINSGLLSALQLEAIIYACQQHEVILQNNQRAGFLIGDGAGVGKGRTVAGIILENYLKGRKKALWFSISNDLKFDAERDLKDIDAPNIPVHALNKIKYGDTATSEGVLFATYSALIGESQAGGQRRTRIKQILDWCKPDFDGVIIFDECHKAKNATSTKMGKAVLDLQNKLPRARVVYASATGASEPKNMIYMSRLGIWGEGTPFRTFDDFLHAIEKRGVGAMEIVAMDMKVSGMYIARQLSFSGVSFRIEEIGLDSDFKLVYNKAAKLWAEALQVFMRAADELGLVSRKSLWGQFWSSHQRFFKYLCIAAKVRCLVELAQKELEAGKCIVIGLQSTGESRTREVLDENDGHLDRFVSAAEGVFQSLVTKHFPSEKQRREKAPGNKRKRKPRGRQTKVPKHTVDSGGVINISDDTSSDSDGMDTDSNSSPDSLLDNDDVIFVNQTSCQTARIEEMKQGLLNKISELGKELPLNTLDELIDQFGGPDKVSEMTGRKGRVVRRLDGSVRYESRAEQGLTIDHINLKEKDRFMSGEKLVAIISEAASSGISLQADKRVKNQRRRVHMTLELPWSADRAIQQFGRTHRSNQVTAPEYIFLISELAGERRFASIVAKRLESLGALTHGDRRATESRDLSKYNFENKYGTKALDKITKAILGHIDNKVPPPKTYPGGEAMFFRDMKHGMMDVGIFCREPRFGINTEKDCSITKFLNRILGLEVHKQNHLFQYFTDNFDYLIEKDKKEGKYDMGILDLAPGNDEIYEEKQETFLTVGNPQDGQVVLYKISVDRGMPWDEAYNRSLKLSGSEEGFYLSLKLRGNHPCVLLAEQGRGKNFIVYKPNIGKQTHPESLDNLQQRYRKVTPEDAKDVWENQFNFSFKKCSHANWNGKCKIIEEGQVCLQGMRLRQYHMLCGALLRVWKRVSDVVSDITSSSILQIVRLKTKQHNKQVGIKIPENCVARVRDELLQMDDEVKRRRKEKEKQAVEQRQAEEHRRKMEQENKHLLENLFSQKPMLNQSLILAQSQILKQKHNQNPLPRTQPANISQLLRMQAQSTLQQPSQNIMLSLQRNPSQTQQRTHNSWPNNSTNNNNNQGRLPNTVNPNPNFTQFYPQSFLPSIPQLKNQSLPLHQTALSPNMSSKNPLDDILDLTVGSPSSSPDTTEGGLNLDTHLTHAVFGDDLNLESLIPQNAPNTQHAAQIQQPLLLQQQQQQQQQQQQQQQQQHLQATQQQNHSLMANNHQDILDLLNFASVPPDTHTESPSSSTSSGSSSTSSSSSVTNNLVPHASPSLLPAPTLVPPSSSSSLFSSPSPSSSLFSNSSSHFPSNYLLSQSDSLSLPNGHCSSGALDVREALNSMLQAGPDRKSVIHYRQQD; encoded by the exons GACCTGTCCTGCATTGATGACCTCTCCACAAactctctgttctcctctccGGCTGACTCACTGTCGGAATATGCTGATGGCCAGTCCTTCATCAGCACAGACAACCTGGACACAGTGCCCACCCTCTGGGACGTCAACACTAGTACCACCACCACACCAGCACAGAGCCAGCTAGAG CTGAATGGCACCAGCAGGTTTCATGGCTTGGCCAGTTTGGATGATATAACTGCTATTATCAGCAACCCACCTTTAGGAGGATTTCAG CAGGCTCAGAGAACCCAGTCACCACCAGTAGAGGAAGAGGATGCcgaagaggaggagacagaggaacTGGGACATGTAGACACATATGCTGAGTACAGACCTTCCAAAT cCACTATAGGAATTTCTCATCCTGACATAGTGGTGGAGACCAACACGCTATCCAGTGTCCCTCCTCCTGACATCACATACACTCTGTCTATCCCCGAGTCAACTATTAACAGTGGCCTGCTGTCTGCTCTGCAGCTAGAGGCCATCATCTACGCCTGCCAG CAACACGAGGTGATCCTTCAGAACAACCAGAGAGCAGGCTTCCTGATCGGAGATGGGGCAGGGGTCGGAAAGGGACGCACTGTGGCGGGAATCATCCTGGAGAACTACCTTAAGGGAAGGAAGAAAGCACTATG GTTCAGCATATCCAATGACCTGAAATTTGATGCAGAGAGAGATCTCAAAGACATAGATGCACCGAATATTCCTGTGCATGCCTTAAACAAG ATAAAGTATGGAGACACAGCTACCTCAGAAGGAGTCCTGTTTGCAACGTACTCTGCGCTGATTGGAGAGAGCCAGGCAGGAGGCCAGCGCCGGACGAGAATTAAACAGATCCTGGACTGGTGCAAGCCAGACTTTGACGGAGTT ATTATTtttgatgaatgccacaaagCCAAGAATGCCACATCTACAAAGATGGGCAAGGCAGTGCTTGATCTGCAAAACAAGCTGCCGCGGGCCAGAGTGGTGTATGCCAGTGCCACAG GTGCCTCTGAGCCAAAGAACATGATTTATATGAGCCGCCTGGGAATCTGGGGTGAGGGCACGCCCTTCAGAACCTTTGATGACTTCCTGCATGCCATCGAAAAGAG AGGTGTTGGTGCCATGGAGATTGTTGCTATGGACATGAAAGTGAGCGGGATGTACATTGCCAGGCAGCTGAGCTTCTCAGGTGTGTCATTCCGCATTGAAGAGATCGGATTGGACAGCGACTTCAAACTGGTCTACAACAAAGCTGCCAAACTG TGGGCGGAGGCGCTGCAAGTGTTCATGCGTGCAGCTGACGAGCTGGGCCTGGTCAGCAGGAAGTCTCTGTGGGGGCAGTTCTGGTCATCTCACCAGCGCTTTTTCAAATACCTCTGTATCGCTGCCAAGGTCCGCTGCCTGGTGGAGCTGGCCCAGAAAGAGCTGGAGGCCGGAAAG TGCATCGTAATTGGCCTGCAGTCTACAGGAGAGTCCCGCACCAGAGAAGTCCTGGATGAGAATGACGGACATCTTGACAGATTTGTATCTGCAGCAGA GGGAGTATTCCAGTCTCTCGTAACAAAACATTTCCcttcagagaaacagagaagagagaaggcACCAGGGAATAAGAGAAAAC GGAAACCTCGAGGTCGCCAGACCAAGGTACCCAAGCACACAGTGGACAGCGGTGGTGTGATCAACATCAGTGATGACACCAGTAGTGACTCCGATGGCATGGACACCGACTCCAACTCCTCGCCAGACTCCCTGCTAGACAACGACGATGTCATCTTTGTGAACCAAACTAGCTGTCAGACAG CCAGGATAGAGGAGATGAAGCAGGGACTCCTCAACAAAATATCCGAGCTGGGAAAAGAACTACCTCTCAATACCTTGGACGAGCTCATCGATCAGTTTGGAGGACCAGATAAAGTCTCAGAG atgACTGGTCGTAAAGGTCGTGTGGTGCGGCGTCTTGATGGCAGCGTCCGCTATGAGTCACGGGCTGAGCAGGGTCTTACCATCGACCACATCAACCTCAAGGAGAAAGACCGCTTCATGAGCGGAGAGAAG TTGGTGGCCATCATCTCAGAGGCAGCCAGCTCCGGGATTTCCCTTCAGGCGGACAAGCGAGTGAAAAACCAGAGGCGCAGGGTCCACATGACCCTGGAGCTGCCTTGGAGTGCAGACAGAGCCATTCAGCAGTTTG gTCGTACCCATCGGTCCAATCAGGTGACGGCCCCAGAGTACATCTTCCTCATCTCGGAGTTAGCTGGGGAGAGACGTTTCGCCTCCATAGTGGCTAAAAGACTAGAGAGCTTG GGTGCATTAACCCATGGAGACAGAAGAGCCACTGAATCCAGAGACCTGAGCAAGTACAATTTCGAGAACAAG TACGGTACCAAGGCTCTggataaaatcaccaaagcaaTTCTTGGCCACATAGATAACAAGGTGCCCCCTCCCAAAACTTACCCTGGGGGTGAAGCCATGTTCTTCAGAG atATGAAACATGGAATGATGGACGTGGGCATCTTTTGTAGGGAGCCTCGCTTTGGGATCAATACTGAGAAAG ACTGCAGCATCACCAAGTTCCTAAATCGCATCCTGGGCCTGGAGGTTCACAAGCAAAACCATCTCTTCCAGTACTTCACTGACAATTTTGACTACCTGATCGAGAAGGACAAGAAGGAGGGCAAATATGACATGGGAATCCTAG ACCTTGCCCCAGGTAACGATGAGATCTATGAAGAGAAGCAGGAAACTTTCTTGACAGTCGGAAACCCTCAGGACGGACAAGTTGTTCTCTATAAG ATCAGTGTGGACAGAGGTATGCCCTGGGATGAGGCCTACAACAGGTCACTGAAGCTCAGCGGTTCTGAAGAGGGATTCTACCTGTCTTTGAAG CTGCGAGGTAACCACCCATGTGTGCTGCTAGCTGAACAAGGACGAGGCAAGAACTTCATTGTCTACAAGCCCAACATCGGCAAGCAGACCCACCCTGAGAGCCTCGACAACCTGCAGCAACGTTACCGGAAG GTGACTCCAGAGGACGCCAAGGACGTCTGGGAGAACCAGTTCAACTTCTCCTTCAAGAAGTGTAGCCATGCCAACTG GAATGGAAAGTGTAAGATAATCGAGGAAGGtcaggtgtgtctgcagggcATGCGCCTCCGTCAGTACCACATGTTGTGTGGTGCTCTGTTGCGCGTGTGGAAGCGCGTATCTGATGTGGTGTCCGACATCACCAGCTCCAGCATCCTGCAGATTGTTCGCCTTAAAACCAAGCAGCATAACAAGCAAGTCG GTATCAAGATCCCAGAGAACTGCGTGGCCCGCGTGCGCGACGAGCTGTTGCAAATGGACGATGAGGTGAAGAGGAGGCGcaaggagaaggagaagcagGCCGTGGAGCAACGGCAGGCTGAGGAGCACAGGCGTAAAATGGAGCAGGAGAACAAACACCTCCTGGAAAATCTGTTCAGCCAGAAACCCATGCTCAACCAGTCCCTCATTCTCGCCCAGAGCCAGATCctcaaacagaaacataacCAAAACCCTCTGCCAAGGACGCAACCTGCGAATATATCTCAGCTACTGAGAATGCAAGCCCAGTCCACTTTACAGCAGCCCTCCCAGAATATAATGTTGTCCTTACAGAGAAATCCCAGCCAAACCCAGCAAAGGACTCATAACAGCTGGCCCAACAAttccaccaacaacaacaacaaccaggGCCGTCTGCCCAACACGGTCAACCCCAACCCCAATTTCACCCAGTTTTACCCCCAGTCCTTCTTACCCTCTATTCCACAACTAAAGAACCAGTCTCTTCCACTCCATCAGACCGCGCTGTCTCCCAACATGTCTTCCAAGAATCCCCTGGATGATATCTTGGATCTGACTGTGGGCTCACCGTCCTCTTCCCCAGACACCACAGAGGGCGGGCTGAATCTGGACACACATCTGACACACGCAGTGTTCGGAGATGACTTAAATCTCGAGTCTCTGATCCCTCAGAATGCACCGAATACCCAGCATGCTGCACAAATACAGCAGCCTCTTTTgctacaacagcaacagcagcagcagcagcagcagcagcagcagcagcagcagcaacatctgcaggccacacagcagcagaaccACAGCTTGATGGCCAATAACCACCAAGACATACTAGATTTATTGAACTTTGCCTCTGTCCCCCCAGATACCCATACAGAAAGCCCCTCATCCTCTACCTCCTCCGGCTCTTCCTCcacgtcctcctcctcttctgtgaCAAACAACCTGGTCCCTCACGCCTCCCCCAGCCTCCTGCCAGCACCTACACTCGTCCCACCATCAtcgtcttcctctctcttctccagcccgtccccctcctcttctctgttctcCAATTCTTCCTCTCACTTCCCCTCCAACTATCTCCTCTCCCAATCAGACTCTCTTTCCTTACCCAACGGCCACTGCAGTTCCGGCGCTCTTGACGTCCGCGAGGCTCTGAACAGCATGCTACAGGCCGGACCAGACCGCAAGTCTGTCATTCACTACCGGCAACAAGACTAA
- the si:ch73-63e15.2 gene encoding protein strawberry notch homolog 2 isoform X4 yields the protein MPILPSALAMDGENYLHPEGPQLDSSLFSVASSNMESSIYASPGSWGSFSQQAGYSIHCPMQSGNQQYHLNSSTTTTTPDVPMDMYSGFSDVDFSSFNLPRNGDFSQDLSCIDDLSTNSLFSSPADSLSEYADGQSFISTDNLDTVPTLWDVNTSTTTTPAQSQLELNGTSRFHGLASLDDITAIISNPPLGGFQAQRTQSPPVEEEDAEEEETEELGHVDTYAEYRPSKSTIGISHPDIVVETNTLSSVPPPDITYTLSIPESTINSGLLSALQLEAIIYACQQHEVILQNNQRAGFLIGDGAGVGKGRTVAGIILENYLKGRKKALWFSISNDLKFDAERDLKDIDAPNIPVHALNKIKYGDTATSEGVLFATYSALIGESQAGGQRRTRIKQILDWCKPDFDGVIIFDECHKAKNATSTKMGKAVLDLQNKLPRARVVYASATGASEPKNMIYMSRLGIWGEGTPFRTFDDFLHAIEKRGVGAMEIVAMDMKVSGMYIARQLSFSGVSFRIEEIGLDSDFKLVYNKAAKLWAEALQVFMRAADELGLVSRKSLWGQFWSSHQRFFKYLCIAAKVRCLVELAQKELEAGKCIVIGLQSTGESRTREVLDENDGHLDRFVSAAEGVFQSLVTKHFPSEKQRREKAPGNKRKRKPRGRQTKVPKHTVDSGGVINISDDTSSDSDGMDTDSNSSPDSLLDNDDVIFVNQTSCQTARIEEMKQGLLNKISELGKELPLNTLDELIDQFGGPDKVSEMTGRKGRVVRRLDGSVRYESRAEQGLTIDHINLKEKDRFMSGEKLVAIISEAASSGISLQADKRVKNQRRRVHMTLELPWSADRAIQQFGRTHRSNQVTAPEYIFLISELAGERRFASIVAKRLESLGALTHGDRRATESRDLSKYNFENKYGTKALDKITKAILGHIDNKVPPPKTYPGGEAMFFRDMKHGMMDVGIFCREPRFGINTEKDCSITKFLNRILGLEVHKQNHLFQYFTDNFDYLIEKDKKEGKYDMGILDLAPGNDEIYEEKQETFLTVGNPQDGQVVLYKISVDRGMPWDEAYNRSLKLSGSEEGFYLSLKLRGNHPCVLLAEQGRGKNFIVYKPNIGKQTHPESLDNLQQRYRKVTPEDAKDVWENQFNFSFKKCSHANWNGKCKIIEEGQVCLQGMRLRQYHMLCGALLRVWKRVSDVVSDITSSSILQIVRLKTKQHNKQVGIKIPENCVARVRDELLQMDDEVKRRRKEKEKQAVEQRQAEEHRRKMEQENKHLLENLFSQKPMLNQSLILAQSQILKQKHNQNPLPRTQPANISQLLRMQAQSTLQQPSQNIMLSLQRNPSQTQQRTHNSWPNNSTNNNNNQGRLPNTVNPNPNFTQFYPQSFLPSIPQLKNQSLPLHQTALSPNMSSKNPLDDILDLTVGSPSSSPDTTEGGLNLDTHLTHAVFGDDLNLESLIPQNAPNTQHAAQIQQPLLLQQQQQQQQQQQQQQQQQHLQATQQQNHSLMANNHQDILDLLNFASVPPDTHTESPSSSTSSGSSSTSSSSSVTNNLVPHASPSLLPAPTLVPPSSSSSLFSSPSPSSSLFSNSSSHFPSNYLLSQSDSLSLPNGHCSSGALDVREALNSMLQAGPDRKSVIHYRQQD from the exons GACCTGTCCTGCATTGATGACCTCTCCACAAactctctgttctcctctccGGCTGACTCACTGTCGGAATATGCTGATGGCCAGTCCTTCATCAGCACAGACAACCTGGACACAGTGCCCACCCTCTGGGACGTCAACACTAGTACCACCACCACACCAGCACAGAGCCAGCTAGAG CTGAATGGCACCAGCAGGTTTCATGGCTTGGCCAGTTTGGATGATATAACTGCTATTATCAGCAACCCACCTTTAGGAGGATTTCAG GCTCAGAGAACCCAGTCACCACCAGTAGAGGAAGAGGATGCcgaagaggaggagacagaggaacTGGGACATGTAGACACATATGCTGAGTACAGACCTTCCAAAT cCACTATAGGAATTTCTCATCCTGACATAGTGGTGGAGACCAACACGCTATCCAGTGTCCCTCCTCCTGACATCACATACACTCTGTCTATCCCCGAGTCAACTATTAACAGTGGCCTGCTGTCTGCTCTGCAGCTAGAGGCCATCATCTACGCCTGCCAG CAACACGAGGTGATCCTTCAGAACAACCAGAGAGCAGGCTTCCTGATCGGAGATGGGGCAGGGGTCGGAAAGGGACGCACTGTGGCGGGAATCATCCTGGAGAACTACCTTAAGGGAAGGAAGAAAGCACTATG GTTCAGCATATCCAATGACCTGAAATTTGATGCAGAGAGAGATCTCAAAGACATAGATGCACCGAATATTCCTGTGCATGCCTTAAACAAG ATAAAGTATGGAGACACAGCTACCTCAGAAGGAGTCCTGTTTGCAACGTACTCTGCGCTGATTGGAGAGAGCCAGGCAGGAGGCCAGCGCCGGACGAGAATTAAACAGATCCTGGACTGGTGCAAGCCAGACTTTGACGGAGTT ATTATTtttgatgaatgccacaaagCCAAGAATGCCACATCTACAAAGATGGGCAAGGCAGTGCTTGATCTGCAAAACAAGCTGCCGCGGGCCAGAGTGGTGTATGCCAGTGCCACAG GTGCCTCTGAGCCAAAGAACATGATTTATATGAGCCGCCTGGGAATCTGGGGTGAGGGCACGCCCTTCAGAACCTTTGATGACTTCCTGCATGCCATCGAAAAGAG AGGTGTTGGTGCCATGGAGATTGTTGCTATGGACATGAAAGTGAGCGGGATGTACATTGCCAGGCAGCTGAGCTTCTCAGGTGTGTCATTCCGCATTGAAGAGATCGGATTGGACAGCGACTTCAAACTGGTCTACAACAAAGCTGCCAAACTG TGGGCGGAGGCGCTGCAAGTGTTCATGCGTGCAGCTGACGAGCTGGGCCTGGTCAGCAGGAAGTCTCTGTGGGGGCAGTTCTGGTCATCTCACCAGCGCTTTTTCAAATACCTCTGTATCGCTGCCAAGGTCCGCTGCCTGGTGGAGCTGGCCCAGAAAGAGCTGGAGGCCGGAAAG TGCATCGTAATTGGCCTGCAGTCTACAGGAGAGTCCCGCACCAGAGAAGTCCTGGATGAGAATGACGGACATCTTGACAGATTTGTATCTGCAGCAGA GGGAGTATTCCAGTCTCTCGTAACAAAACATTTCCcttcagagaaacagagaagagagaaggcACCAGGGAATAAGAGAAAAC GGAAACCTCGAGGTCGCCAGACCAAGGTACCCAAGCACACAGTGGACAGCGGTGGTGTGATCAACATCAGTGATGACACCAGTAGTGACTCCGATGGCATGGACACCGACTCCAACTCCTCGCCAGACTCCCTGCTAGACAACGACGATGTCATCTTTGTGAACCAAACTAGCTGTCAGACAG CCAGGATAGAGGAGATGAAGCAGGGACTCCTCAACAAAATATCCGAGCTGGGAAAAGAACTACCTCTCAATACCTTGGACGAGCTCATCGATCAGTTTGGAGGACCAGATAAAGTCTCAGAG atgACTGGTCGTAAAGGTCGTGTGGTGCGGCGTCTTGATGGCAGCGTCCGCTATGAGTCACGGGCTGAGCAGGGTCTTACCATCGACCACATCAACCTCAAGGAGAAAGACCGCTTCATGAGCGGAGAGAAG TTGGTGGCCATCATCTCAGAGGCAGCCAGCTCCGGGATTTCCCTTCAGGCGGACAAGCGAGTGAAAAACCAGAGGCGCAGGGTCCACATGACCCTGGAGCTGCCTTGGAGTGCAGACAGAGCCATTCAGCAGTTTG gTCGTACCCATCGGTCCAATCAGGTGACGGCCCCAGAGTACATCTTCCTCATCTCGGAGTTAGCTGGGGAGAGACGTTTCGCCTCCATAGTGGCTAAAAGACTAGAGAGCTTG GGTGCATTAACCCATGGAGACAGAAGAGCCACTGAATCCAGAGACCTGAGCAAGTACAATTTCGAGAACAAG TACGGTACCAAGGCTCTggataaaatcaccaaagcaaTTCTTGGCCACATAGATAACAAGGTGCCCCCTCCCAAAACTTACCCTGGGGGTGAAGCCATGTTCTTCAGAG atATGAAACATGGAATGATGGACGTGGGCATCTTTTGTAGGGAGCCTCGCTTTGGGATCAATACTGAGAAAG ACTGCAGCATCACCAAGTTCCTAAATCGCATCCTGGGCCTGGAGGTTCACAAGCAAAACCATCTCTTCCAGTACTTCACTGACAATTTTGACTACCTGATCGAGAAGGACAAGAAGGAGGGCAAATATGACATGGGAATCCTAG ACCTTGCCCCAGGTAACGATGAGATCTATGAAGAGAAGCAGGAAACTTTCTTGACAGTCGGAAACCCTCAGGACGGACAAGTTGTTCTCTATAAG ATCAGTGTGGACAGAGGTATGCCCTGGGATGAGGCCTACAACAGGTCACTGAAGCTCAGCGGTTCTGAAGAGGGATTCTACCTGTCTTTGAAG CTGCGAGGTAACCACCCATGTGTGCTGCTAGCTGAACAAGGACGAGGCAAGAACTTCATTGTCTACAAGCCCAACATCGGCAAGCAGACCCACCCTGAGAGCCTCGACAACCTGCAGCAACGTTACCGGAAG GTGACTCCAGAGGACGCCAAGGACGTCTGGGAGAACCAGTTCAACTTCTCCTTCAAGAAGTGTAGCCATGCCAACTG GAATGGAAAGTGTAAGATAATCGAGGAAGGtcaggtgtgtctgcagggcATGCGCCTCCGTCAGTACCACATGTTGTGTGGTGCTCTGTTGCGCGTGTGGAAGCGCGTATCTGATGTGGTGTCCGACATCACCAGCTCCAGCATCCTGCAGATTGTTCGCCTTAAAACCAAGCAGCATAACAAGCAAGTCG GTATCAAGATCCCAGAGAACTGCGTGGCCCGCGTGCGCGACGAGCTGTTGCAAATGGACGATGAGGTGAAGAGGAGGCGcaaggagaaggagaagcagGCCGTGGAGCAACGGCAGGCTGAGGAGCACAGGCGTAAAATGGAGCAGGAGAACAAACACCTCCTGGAAAATCTGTTCAGCCAGAAACCCATGCTCAACCAGTCCCTCATTCTCGCCCAGAGCCAGATCctcaaacagaaacataacCAAAACCCTCTGCCAAGGACGCAACCTGCGAATATATCTCAGCTACTGAGAATGCAAGCCCAGTCCACTTTACAGCAGCCCTCCCAGAATATAATGTTGTCCTTACAGAGAAATCCCAGCCAAACCCAGCAAAGGACTCATAACAGCTGGCCCAACAAttccaccaacaacaacaacaaccaggGCCGTCTGCCCAACACGGTCAACCCCAACCCCAATTTCACCCAGTTTTACCCCCAGTCCTTCTTACCCTCTATTCCACAACTAAAGAACCAGTCTCTTCCACTCCATCAGACCGCGCTGTCTCCCAACATGTCTTCCAAGAATCCCCTGGATGATATCTTGGATCTGACTGTGGGCTCACCGTCCTCTTCCCCAGACACCACAGAGGGCGGGCTGAATCTGGACACACATCTGACACACGCAGTGTTCGGAGATGACTTAAATCTCGAGTCTCTGATCCCTCAGAATGCACCGAATACCCAGCATGCTGCACAAATACAGCAGCCTCTTTTgctacaacagcaacagcagcagcagcagcagcagcagcagcagcagcagcagcaacatctgcaggccacacagcagcagaaccACAGCTTGATGGCCAATAACCACCAAGACATACTAGATTTATTGAACTTTGCCTCTGTCCCCCCAGATACCCATACAGAAAGCCCCTCATCCTCTACCTCCTCCGGCTCTTCCTCcacgtcctcctcctcttctgtgaCAAACAACCTGGTCCCTCACGCCTCCCCCAGCCTCCTGCCAGCACCTACACTCGTCCCACCATCAtcgtcttcctctctcttctccagcccgtccccctcctcttctctgttctcCAATTCTTCCTCTCACTTCCCCTCCAACTATCTCCTCTCCCAATCAGACTCTCTTTCCTTACCCAACGGCCACTGCAGTTCCGGCGCTCTTGACGTCCGCGAGGCTCTGAACAGCATGCTACAGGCCGGACCAGACCGCAAGTCTGTCATTCACTACCGGCAACAAGACTAA